Proteins co-encoded in one Marinomonas sp. IMCC 4694 genomic window:
- a CDS encoding restriction endonuclease subunit S, whose translation MSMENNVPEIRFKGFSGEWEEKLLNNEVELFSGLTYSPKDIRKEGVFVIRSSNVKNGQLVQADNVYVNPEVVNCSNVQNGDIIVVVRNGSRSLIGKHAQVNSCMDKTVIGAFMTGIRGRQPEFINALFDTNQFTAQVDKNLGATINQITNGAFNSMAFMFPEELEQAAIGNYFKKLDTLINQHQQQITKLNNIKQACLSKMFV comes from the coding sequence ATGAGTATGGAAAATAACGTGCCTGAGATCCGCTTTAAGGGGTTCAGTGGAGAGTGGGAGGAGAAACTTCTAAACAATGAAGTCGAACTTTTTAGTGGACTGACGTACTCGCCAAAGGACATACGAAAGGAAGGTGTTTTTGTAATTCGTTCTTCAAATGTAAAAAATGGTCAACTTGTTCAAGCTGATAATGTTTATGTTAATCCTGAAGTAGTTAATTGCAGCAATGTACAAAATGGAGACATTATTGTTGTTGTTCGTAACGGCTCAAGATCTTTAATTGGAAAGCATGCACAAGTAAATTCGTGTATGGATAAAACTGTCATTGGGGCTTTTATGACAGGCATTAGAGGCAGGCAGCCTGAGTTTATCAATGCCTTATTTGATACTAACCAATTTACGGCTCAAGTTGATAAAAACTTAGGGGCAACCATAAATCAGATTACCAATGGGGCTTTTAATAGCATGGCTTTTATGTTCCCTGAGGAGCTAGAACAAGCCGCCATCGGCAACTACTTCAAAAAGCTCGATACGCTGATCAATCAACACCAACAACAAATCACCAAACTCAATAACATCAAGCAAGCCTGCTTGAGCAAGATGTTTGTCTAG
- a CDS encoding type I restriction endonuclease subunit R, EcoR124 family — protein sequence MTTFKTEAQFEQAFIDVLVNKGWESEVLKNKTEADLLQNWANILFENNRQRDRLNDVPLTPSEMQQIIEQIKELKTPLKLNGLINGKTVAIKRDNPDDKEHLGKEVSLKIYDRQEIAAGQSRYQIVQQPKFERGSPLRNDRRGDVLLLINGMPVIHVELKRSGIPVSQAVNQIEKYSKEGIFSGLFSLIQVFVAMEPYEAKYFANPGLDGKFNPDYQFNWADFNNEPVNHWKEIASTLLSIPMAHQLIGFYTVADDTDGVLKVMRSYQYYAANAISDKVAKTNWQQMGSSTNNVDRLGGYIWHTTGSGKTMTSFKSAQLIAQSRDADKVIFLMDRIELGTQSLVEYRNFAGDGEDVQATENTHVLITKLKSTDPAQTLIVSSIQKMSNIFEEVDDTGTATLISTNTADIEKIRAKRLVFIVDEAHRSTFGDMLSIIKRTFPRALFFGFTGTPIQEENEKKGNTTSTVFGNELHRYSIADGIRDGNVLGFDPYKVSTFKDKDIRQAVALEEAKADSVADALSTPAKKKKFNHFMNDVPMAGYKAPTGKYIKGIEDYVPKTQYLTDAHQEKVVEDILQNWDVLSQDSKFHAILATNSIAEAIDYYRRLKAAKPELKISALFDPNIDNDGSGNRGPTFKGDGLEEIMADYNACYGQDFDFARHAAFKKDLAARLAHKKPYERIHTDPTKQLDLLIVVDQMLTGFDSKWLNTLYLDKVIKYQNIIQAFSRTNRLFGPDKPHGTIRYYRYPHTMAQHIEDAVKLYSGDRPIGLFVDRLESNLEAMNEIAADITELFTNAGVENFEKIPDDPEACAKFADLFKTFNQHLEAAKVQGFHWSELTYLFGDHLLGNKDDQHEVTLTIGEQTYLSLVLRYKELAGQSYGGGSGGGDVPFDISGYLTEIDTGKIDSDYMNSRFEKYLKELDKNQDKASVEITLNELHKSFSSLTQSEQKYAKLFLNDLQRGDAELIEGHRFRDYINDFKDNAENARLNAVVDALGVDKSLLVSLINHKVDEKNLNNFGRFDALKESVDKEKAKVHFENLERSTIPVFKVNMRVDKMLKDFILSGNVEHN from the coding sequence ATGACCACTTTTAAAACCGAAGCGCAATTTGAGCAAGCCTTTATTGATGTGTTAGTCAATAAAGGGTGGGAATCGGAGGTGTTAAAAAACAAGACTGAAGCTGATTTACTGCAAAATTGGGCGAATATCTTATTTGAAAATAATCGCCAGCGGGATCGTTTGAATGATGTGCCGCTTACTCCCAGCGAAATGCAGCAAATTATTGAGCAAATCAAAGAGCTCAAAACCCCGCTTAAGCTCAATGGTTTGATTAACGGTAAAACCGTCGCCATTAAGCGTGACAACCCAGACGATAAAGAACACCTTGGCAAAGAAGTCAGCCTAAAAATTTACGACCGCCAAGAAATCGCCGCCGGCCAAAGCCGCTACCAAATTGTACAACAACCCAAATTTGAACGTGGTAGCCCTCTGCGTAATGATCGTCGTGGCGATGTATTGTTACTCATTAACGGTATGCCAGTGATTCATGTGGAACTTAAGCGTAGCGGCATTCCAGTCAGTCAAGCGGTCAATCAAATAGAGAAATACAGCAAAGAAGGCATCTTTAGCGGGTTGTTTTCGTTGATTCAGGTGTTTGTGGCGATGGAGCCATATGAAGCAAAATACTTTGCTAATCCAGGCTTAGACGGCAAGTTTAACCCTGACTACCAATTTAACTGGGCCGATTTTAATAACGAGCCGGTGAATCACTGGAAAGAGATCGCCTCAACTCTGTTATCTATCCCTATGGCGCATCAGCTCATTGGTTTTTATACCGTTGCCGACGATACCGATGGCGTACTCAAGGTGATGCGCAGCTATCAATATTACGCCGCCAATGCCATCTCAGATAAAGTCGCTAAAACCAATTGGCAACAAATGGGTAGCAGCACAAACAACGTAGATCGGTTAGGTGGTTATATCTGGCATACCACGGGCTCAGGTAAAACCATGACCAGCTTTAAATCGGCACAGTTGATTGCGCAATCCAGGGATGCCGATAAAGTCATTTTTTTAATGGACCGTATCGAGCTGGGTACTCAGTCGCTGGTGGAATATCGCAACTTTGCCGGTGATGGCGAAGACGTACAAGCTACCGAAAATACCCATGTGCTCATCACTAAATTAAAAAGTACCGATCCAGCACAAACGTTAATTGTTAGCTCTATTCAAAAAATGAGTAACATCTTTGAAGAGGTGGATGATACAGGTACGGCAACGCTTATATCCACAAATACGGCTGACATTGAGAAGATCCGTGCTAAGCGGTTGGTCTTTATTGTAGACGAAGCCCACCGTTCCACTTTTGGCGATATGCTCAGCATTATTAAACGTACTTTTCCTCGCGCATTATTTTTTGGCTTTACCGGTACGCCCATACAAGAAGAAAACGAAAAAAAGGGTAACACCACCAGCACGGTGTTTGGCAACGAACTACACCGCTACAGCATTGCCGATGGTATTCGAGATGGAAATGTCTTAGGTTTTGACCCTTATAAAGTCAGTACCTTTAAAGACAAAGATATTCGTCAAGCCGTTGCCCTTGAAGAAGCCAAGGCAGATTCGGTAGCTGATGCATTATCGACTCCAGCCAAGAAGAAAAAGTTTAACCACTTTATGAATGATGTACCTATGGCAGGGTATAAAGCCCCAACAGGTAAATACATCAAAGGCATAGAAGATTATGTGCCAAAAACGCAGTATTTGACCGATGCACACCAAGAAAAAGTGGTTGAAGATATTCTGCAAAATTGGGACGTACTCAGCCAAGACAGTAAGTTCCATGCCATTTTAGCCACTAACAGCATTGCCGAGGCAATCGATTATTACCGACGTTTAAAAGCAGCCAAACCAGAACTTAAGATTTCAGCACTGTTTGACCCGAATATTGATAACGATGGCAGCGGCAATAGAGGGCCTACATTTAAAGGTGATGGCCTAGAAGAAATCATGGCTGATTATAATGCATGCTATGGCCAAGATTTTGATTTTGCCCGTCACGCAGCCTTTAAAAAAGATTTGGCCGCACGCCTAGCTCACAAAAAACCGTATGAGCGCATTCATACAGATCCCACAAAACAGCTGGATTTATTGATTGTGGTGGACCAAATGCTGACAGGGTTTGACTCAAAATGGCTCAATACCTTGTATTTGGACAAGGTCATTAAATACCAAAATATTATTCAAGCTTTTTCACGTACTAACCGGTTATTCGGACCCGATAAGCCCCACGGCACCATTCGCTATTACCGTTACCCACATACTATGGCGCAACATATTGAAGACGCGGTAAAGCTATATTCAGGTGACCGTCCTATTGGGTTATTTGTTGACAGATTAGAAAGCAACTTGGAAGCAATGAATGAGATTGCCGCAGACATTACCGAGTTGTTTACCAATGCCGGTGTAGAAAATTTTGAAAAAATTCCTGATGACCCCGAAGCCTGCGCTAAATTTGCCGACTTGTTTAAAACATTCAATCAGCACTTGGAAGCCGCCAAAGTACAAGGTTTTCATTGGAGTGAGCTGACTTATTTATTTGGTGATCATTTACTTGGTAATAAGGATGATCAACATGAAGTAACGCTTACTATAGGCGAACAAACCTATTTAAGTTTAGTTCTACGTTACAAAGAGCTGGCAGGCCAAAGCTATGGTGGTGGTTCGGGAGGCGGTGATGTGCCTTTTGATATCAGCGGTTATCTTACCGAAATTGATACGGGCAAAATCGACTCTGATTACATGAATAGTCGCTTTGAGAAATATCTAAAAGAACTAGATAAAAACCAAGATAAAGCGAGTGTCGAAATAACTCTTAACGAATTGCATAAGTCATTTTCATCGCTTACCCAAAGCGAACAAAAATACGCCAAATTATTTTTGAACGACTTACAGCGTGGCGATGCTGAGTTGATAGAAGGTCACCGCTTTAGAGACTACATCAACGACTTCAAAGATAACGCTGAGAATGCTCGCCTCAATGCGGTTGTAGACGCCTTAGGTGTAGATAAAAGCCTGCTAGTTAGCTTAATTAACCACAAAGTTGATGAGAAAAATTTAAACAACTTTGGCCGCTTTGACGCGCTTAAAGAATCGGTTGATAAGGAAAAAGCGAAAGTACACTTTGAGAATTTAGAGCGATCCACGATTCCAGTATTCAAGGTAAACATGAGAGTAGACAAGATGCTTAAGGACTTTATTCTGAGTGGTAATGTTGAACACAATTGA
- a CDS encoding Fic family protein: MPYTPPFELTHTMMRLVAEISQQVGEWTATNKDKLVPKLRKENRIRTIQASLAVEQNTLSLEQVTALVDGKTVLGSPKEIQEVHNAFAVYESMDKWHETSGDDLLEAHAIMMKGLLTDAGQWRNGGAGIYRGDQLVHMAPPANQVPRLMIQLMDWLKKTDAHPLIASAAFHYEFEFIHPFSDGNGRIGRFWQTLVLKSWHPLLAFLPVETVIKARQEEYYQSLREADSRSDCSVFIEFLLSAINESLTEAIQSEEKMRVEVKDKTRVKTTDQILDVLKEYPHLALIDVANRIGRSVSTVERAVSKLKQEGRLEYQGSKKNGVWLVREV; the protein is encoded by the coding sequence ATGCCATACACGCCACCATTTGAATTGACCCACACCATGATGCGTTTGGTCGCTGAAATCTCTCAGCAAGTCGGTGAGTGGACAGCGACGAATAAAGATAAGCTCGTTCCTAAGCTAAGAAAAGAAAACCGTATACGCACGATCCAGGCTTCTCTTGCGGTCGAACAGAATACTTTATCGTTGGAGCAGGTCACGGCTTTGGTAGATGGCAAGACAGTCCTTGGCTCACCAAAAGAGATTCAAGAAGTTCATAACGCCTTCGCTGTTTATGAATCGATGGACAAATGGCATGAAACAAGCGGTGATGATTTACTTGAAGCACATGCCATCATGATGAAAGGGCTGCTAACGGACGCAGGTCAGTGGCGTAATGGTGGTGCTGGTATCTATCGGGGAGATCAGTTAGTACATATGGCGCCACCAGCAAACCAAGTGCCTCGACTCATGATTCAGTTGATGGACTGGTTAAAAAAAACGGATGCACATCCTCTTATTGCTTCTGCTGCATTTCACTACGAATTTGAATTTATTCACCCTTTTAGTGATGGAAATGGTCGTATAGGTCGTTTTTGGCAGACACTAGTATTAAAGAGTTGGCATCCTTTACTTGCCTTTTTGCCGGTAGAAACCGTCATCAAAGCGAGACAAGAAGAATACTATCAATCGCTTCGAGAAGCGGACTCTAGATCTGATTGCAGTGTTTTTATTGAATTTTTGTTATCTGCTATCAATGAGTCACTTACGGAGGCCATTCAGTCAGAAGAAAAAATGCGGGTAGAAGTGAAGGATAAAACGCGGGTAAAAACAACAGATCAAATATTAGACGTTTTAAAAGAGTATCCACACTTAGCTCTCATCGATGTTGCTAACCGAATAGGTCGTTCTGTGAGTACTGTAGAACGAGCGGTTTCAAAATTAAAGCAGGAAGGGCGCTTAGAGTACCAAGGCTCTAAGAAGAATGGTGTTTGGCTGGTTAGAGAAGTTTAA
- a CDS encoding helix-turn-helix transcriptional regulator: MATKQDTLFRTFAMLRTIPKEPRYKATSTIHAALEEKGFKVSLRTVQRDLNAMTSHLPLYCKEGNGEYRWSLSASFNDSKIGLDTPTALTLVLAHEYLSGLLPQIVVDQITSQFQAAQQYLNALPSNHYSGWANRIKALPSGKTLIPAKIKKGIWEAVSESVLEEYAIDVIYLSRKKNEPKEYTLHPQGIVVRGSVSYLLATVKDYDEVRQFALHRIQKVERSDRAYRHLEGFSLSTYIDQGGFSYRQSSDTKKLQAKVTSEIAWLLSETPISQDQELSEAEEGWYWLNASVADDQQTLWWIQGYGAAIDVLKPVEWRDHIHQQARSILGFESS; encoded by the coding sequence GTGGCTACTAAGCAAGACACTTTATTTCGCACATTTGCCATGCTGCGAACCATACCAAAAGAACCTAGATACAAAGCCACCTCTACTATCCATGCAGCCTTAGAAGAAAAAGGCTTTAAAGTATCATTGCGAACAGTTCAGCGAGATCTTAACGCAATGACAAGTCATTTGCCTTTATATTGCAAAGAAGGGAATGGCGAATATCGTTGGAGTTTGTCTGCGTCATTTAATGATTCCAAGATAGGCCTTGATACCCCAACAGCGTTGACCTTGGTGCTTGCTCACGAATACCTTTCTGGTCTATTGCCACAAATCGTTGTCGATCAAATCACGTCACAATTTCAAGCGGCTCAACAATACCTCAATGCCTTGCCCTCCAACCATTACTCAGGCTGGGCCAATCGCATAAAAGCACTTCCCAGTGGTAAAACTCTGATCCCCGCCAAAATTAAAAAAGGCATTTGGGAGGCGGTTTCAGAGTCGGTATTAGAAGAATACGCTATTGATGTTATTTACCTAAGCCGCAAAAAGAACGAACCCAAAGAATACACCCTTCACCCACAAGGCATCGTTGTAAGAGGCAGTGTCAGTTATTTACTAGCAACGGTAAAAGACTACGATGAGGTTCGTCAATTTGCTCTGCACAGAATTCAAAAAGTAGAGCGATCAGATAGAGCGTATCGACACCTAGAAGGCTTCAGCCTTAGTACATATATCGATCAAGGAGGTTTCAGCTACCGTCAGTCATCAGACACCAAAAAGCTGCAAGCCAAGGTTACCAGCGAAATCGCCTGGTTACTGTCGGAAACGCCAATCAGTCAAGATCAGGAACTATCCGAAGCGGAAGAGGGTTGGTATTGGCTTAACGCCAGCGTGGCGGATGATCAGCAAACACTCTGGTGGATACAAGGTTATGGTGCTGCAATCGATGTCCTCAAGCCAGTCGAATGGCGTGATCATATTCACCAGCAGGCAAGGTCTATTCTAGGATTTGAGAGTTCGTAA